One genomic window of Penaeus chinensis breed Huanghai No. 1 chromosome 35, ASM1920278v2, whole genome shotgun sequence includes the following:
- the LOC125044119 gene encoding uncharacterized protein DDB_G0271670-like codes for MPLSAGRQVSLREKKFTAASMADVIDNWSQIESKQMERVRFDVSKDECMSLGSRVKEKMQEPLAWKDLDYDVLTGLEVVRTSELSSMETPLLSDLSSSFSSSSSSYSSSSSSVSPSSSLFFHPPSSSSSSSSGAASFFSSSSSSSSSFSSSSSSSSSSSSSPSSSSSSFTSSSSTSSSSSSSSSSSFSSSSFSSSSSSFSSPSSSSSSSFSSSSCSSSSSSSSSCSSSSSSSSSSSCSSFSSSSSSSSSSSSSSFSPSSSFSSSSLFPPSSSLSSSSSPSSSSSSSATSSSSSSSSSSSSSSSSSSSSSSSSSSSSSSSSSSSSSSSSSSSVYVYEIVYLCVCPSVRAYR; via the exons ATGCCTTTAAGTGCTGGGCGACAGGTGTCTCTGCGGGAAAAGAAATTTACTGCGGCAAGTATGGCAGATGTTATTGATAATTGGTCACAGATTGAGTCCAAGCAGATGGAGCGAGTTCG ATTCGATGTATCCAAGGACGAATGTATGTCGCTGGGAAGTAGGGTGAAGGAAAAAATGCAGGAGCCCTTGGCGTGGAAGGACCTCGATTACGACGTCCTAACGGGACTTGAGGTTGTTAGGACca GCGAATTATCTTCCATGGAGACACCTTTGCTTAGCGACCTT tcctcctccttttcatcctcctcctcctcctactcctcctcctcctcttccgtttcaccctcctcctcacttttttttcatcccccctcctcctcctcctcctcctcctc tGGTgctgcatcttttttttcttcttcttcttcctcctcctcctccttttcctcttcctcctcttcttcctcttcctcctcctcctctccctcctcttcttcctcttccttcacctcctcctcctccacctcctcctcttcctcctcctcctcttcctcctctttttcttcctcctctttttcttcctcctcctcttccttttcttccccctcttcctcttcctcctcttccttctcctcctcttcctgttcttcctcctcttcctcctcttcttcctgttcttcctcctcttcctcttcctcctcctcttcctgttcttccttctcttcctcttcctcctcctcctcctcttcttcttcctcttccttctctccctcttcctccttctcctcctcctcccttttccccccttcctcttctctttcttcttcttcttctccctcttcctcctcctcctcctctg ccacctcctcctcctcctcctcctcctcctcctcctcctcctcctcttcctcttcctcttcctcttcttcctcgtcctcgtcctcgtcctcgtcctcgtcctcgtcctcgtcctcctcctcctcctcctcctctgtgtatgtgtatgagattgtatatttgtgtgtctgtccgtctgtacgTGCTT ATCGATAG